Proteins encoded in a region of the Antedon mediterranea chromosome 2, ecAntMedi1.1, whole genome shotgun sequence genome:
- the LOC140040269 gene encoding inositol hexakisphosphate and diphosphoinositol-pentakisphosphate kinase 2-like isoform X1, translating into MEEGLTPPAALPSFFLEEDSVAQSCSSEGSNDSFNRGPESIRVVVGICAMKKKSHSKPMHEILDRLGKFEGINIVIFDEEMILTEPVSNWPHCDCLISFFSTGFPLDKAIAYAESRKTYVINDLHSQHTLRDRREVYKILKDEGIGLPRYVVLDRDNNSIPEEIEIADNDDQIEVCGQIFQKPFVEKPVDAEDHNVYIYYPHSAGGGSQRLFRKVGSRSSVYSPNSSLRTRGSFIYEEFMPTDGTDVKVYTVGPDYAHAEARKSPALDGKVERDKDGKEVRYPVILTNQEKLIARKVCLAFKQTVCGFDLLRANGKSYVCDVNGFSFVKNSKKYYDDCAKILGNMVMRKMAPKYNIPWEIFRLEEEIPMVPTTSGTMMELRCVIAVIRHGDRTPKQKMKMEVKHPKFFQLFEKYDGMVKGKIKLKRPKQLQEVLDVARFLLEELQRQRDAEKQEICERESKLEQLKTVLEMYGHFSGINRKVQLKYQPNGNPKHSSSEEDLAIKEPRNEPSLLLILKWGGELTPTGRVQAEELGQAFRCIYPGGSGDYAGFPGCGLLRLHSTYRHDLKIYASDEGRVQMTAASFTKGMLALEGELTPILVQMVKSANTTGLLDHDKESISLQGKVKSKLYDMFRSNNKFTTSDFEKLNPCGQKSINESMMYIDSPVEKCQHILGLIQSLISLLRQKIHDPSSKDVVLYHNETLELMLRRWAKLEKDFFMQKNSHFDITKIPDIYDCVKYDMLHNRAVIDFEELWDLYACAQAMADVIIPQEYGISARDKLDIGTGICTPLLQKIKGDLMRNIKDEEFTSRLNPRYTRDVMTPDRHVRSRLYFTSESHIHSLLSCIRYGGLCDETSDPQWKRAMEYLSAVRELNYMSQIVIMLYEDPKKDPTSEDKFHVELHFSPGARGLEDNFDVPESCGYRPSYSRGKANVPDVEVDLIDDLVSAAEDVFCMSPVEEEPQVGFSPPGNYCNTNKSYPEVSASTRERKASDNTPPSRNEGTPPRFFSRDVIDDKHLVIGPQTSLFSKGLLNVRSEPDLPSYGHQNNRAYKRRLTDFSILPGIDNGSSMPSVRPLETLHNSLSLKQVDYFLEKVTSLNSCRTQLETPPSCPYKLNTFTPKRVLPTTLVYKDGEASLLSRSSSNPSSNVSSALPSPTENRVFDFMDLGSDLMMSSLDGICSLGSSTSEQTLAKNTLSNISLLSPPKNLIETCPRDSYPGSDEN; encoded by the exons aTGGAAGAAGGTTTAACACCCCCAGCTGCCTTACCCTCTTTCTTTCTGGAGGAGGATTCTGTGGCTCAGTCATGCAGTAGTGAG gGTTCGAATGACAGTTTTAATCGTGGACCTGAAAGCATTAGAGTTGTTGTCGGAATATGtgctatgaaaaaaaaatcacattcaAAACCGATGCATGAGATTTTAGATCGACTTGGAAAGTTTGAAGGAATCAACATTGTTATTTTCGATGAAGAGATGATCTTAACGGAGCCTGTAAGCAACTGGCCACATTGTGATTGTTTGATATCTTTCTTTTCTACTGGGTTCCCATTGGATAAAGCAATTGCTTATGCGGAGTCAAGAAAGACATACGTTATCAATGACCTCCATAGCCAGCATACACTAAGAGACAG gagAGAGgtttataaaattttaaaagacGAAGGCATAGGGTTGCCAAGATACGTCGTTTTAGATAGAGATAATAACAGTATACCAGAAGAAATTGAAATTGCTGATAATGATGATCAAATTGAAGTTTGTGGACAAATATTTCAAAAACCTTTTGTAGAGAAACCAGTGGATGCAGAAGATcataatgtgtatatatattACCCTCATTCAGCAGGTGGAGGCAGTCAGAGACTATTCAGAAAG GTTGGCAGTAGAAGTAGCGTTTACTCCCCAAACAGCTCCCTAAGGACACGCGGATCATTCATCTACGAAGAATTTATGCCGACTGATGGTACAGATGTCAAG GTGTACACAGTTGGGCCAGACTATGCACATGCAGAGGCTAGGAAATCCCCAGCACTTGATGGTAAGGTAGAACGTGATAAAGATGGAAAAGAAGTACGTTACCCAGTCATATTGACAAATCAGGAAAAACTTATAGCAAGAAAAGTGTGCTTAGCCTTTAAA caaACCGTCTGTGGCTTTGATTTGTTAAGAGCAAACGGAAAATCATACGTATGTGATGTCAATGGATTCAGCTTCGTCAAGAATTCAAAGAAATATTACGACGATTGTGCAAAGATACTTGG GAATATGGTAATGCGTAAAATGGCTCCTAAATACAACATCCCATGGGAGATTTTTAGGCTGGAAGAGGAAATTCCAATGGTACCAACGACATCAGGAACAAT GATGGAACTTAGATGTGTGATTGCTGTTATTCGTCATGGCGACAGAACACCAAAGCAGAAGATGAAAATGGAAGTCAAACACCCTAA ATTTTTTCAGCTCTTTGAGAAGTATGATGGAATGGTTAAAggcaaaatcaaattaaaacgACCCAAGCAATTACAAGAGGTCTTAGATGTCGCAAGATTCCTTCTTGAGGAATTACAAAGACAGCGAGATGCGGAGAAGCAAGAAATATGTGAGCGAGAATCAAAGCTTGAACAATTAAAGACTGTTTTAGAGATGTACGGTCACTTCTCGGGCATAAATCGTAAAGTTCAGTTGAAATATCAACCAAACGGAAATCCAAAACACTCGAGCAGTGAAGAAG ACCTTGCAATAAAAG agCCTAGGAATGAACCATCGTTATTACTAATACTTAAGTGGGGTGGAGAATTAACCCCTACAGGTAGGGTCCAAGCAGAAGAGTTGGGCCAGGCTTTTCGATGCATCTACCCCGGTGGCTCAG GTGACTATGCTGGTTTTCCAGGATGTGGGCTGTTGAGGCTTCATAGTACATATCGTCACGATCTTAAGATTTATGCGTCTGATGAGGGCAGAGTTCAAATGACTGCTGCCTCATTTACTAag gGTATGTTGGCACTAGAGGGTGAACTGACCCCAATTTTAGTACAAATGGTGAAAAGTGCAAATACCACTGGACTATTGGATCATGACAAAGAATCAATATCATTACAGGGAAA agtaAAATCTAAATTGTATGATATGTTCCGTTCCAACAACAAATTTACAACTTCTGATTTTGAAAAG ctaAACCCATGTGGTCAGAAATCAATCAATGAGTCAATGATGTACATTGATAGTCCAGTTGAGAAATGCCAACATATTCTGGGACTTATCCAGTCACTAATTAGTTTGTTACGACAGAAGATTCATGATCCGTCTTCCAAAG ATGTAGTTTTATATCACAATGAAACGTTGGAGTTAATGCTACGACGATGGGCAAAACTTGAAAAAGATTTTTTCATGCAGAAAAACAGTCATTTTGACATCACAAAAATCCCAGACATTTACGACTGTGTCAAGTACGACATGTTGCACAACAGGGCCGTGATTGACTTTGAAGAGCTCTGGGATCTGTACGCATGTGCACAGGCAATGGCTGATGTTATTATACCTCAG gAATATGGAATTTCAGCCAGAGATAAACTGGATATCGGGACAGGTATCTGCACGCCACTCCTGCAGAAGATTAAAGGTGACCTGATGCGAAACATTAAAGATGAGGAGTTCACGTCTCGGTTAAATCCGAGATACACACGTGATGTCATGACACCTGACCGTCATGTGCGATCGCGACTGTATTTTACGAGTGAGAGTCATATACATTCTTTGCTTTCTTGTATAAGATATGGTGGCTTATGTGAT gAAACAAGTGACCCGCAATGGAAGCGTGCCATGGAATACTTAAGTGCGGTGCGAGAACTCAACTACATGTCACAGATTGTTATTATGTTGTATGAAGATCCCAAGAAAGACCCCACATCAGAAGATAAATTCCATGTAGAGCTGCATTTCAGCCCAGGGGCCCGAGGCCTTGAGGATAACTTTGATGTGCCTGAAAGCTGTGGTTATAGGCCTAGCTATTCAAGGGGCaag GCAAATGTACCAGATGTTGAAGTTGATTTAATTGATGACCTTGTCAGTGCAGCAGAAGATGTCTTTTGCATGAGCCCAGTGGAAGAGGAGCCACAAGTAGGCTTCTCTCCTCCGGGCAACTACTGCAATACTAACAAGAGTTACCCAGAGGTTTCAGCATCAACCCGTGAAAGAAAAGCTTCGGATAACACACCCCCGAGTAGGAACGAAGGAACGCCACCAAGATTTTTCAGTCGTGATGTTATTGATGATAAGCATCTTGTAATAG GTCCACAGACAAGTTTGTTCAGTAAGGGTCTACTAAATGTACGGAGTGAACCTGATCTGCCAAGCTACGGCCATCAAAATAATAGAGCATACAAGAGAAGACTGACAGACTTTAGTATTCTGCCAG GTATTGATAATGGTTCATCAATGCCATCTGTACGTCCACTAGAAACACTGCACAATTCACTGTCATTGAAACAAGTTGATTACTTCCTGGAGAAAGTAACAAGCCTAAACTCATGTCGCACCCAGCTAGAAACGccaccatcatgtccatacaaaCTAAACACTTTTACTCCAAAGCGGGTTCTGCCGACTACGTTAGTGTACAAAGACGGAGAGGCCTCGCTCCTAAGCCGATCATCATCCAATCCCTCGTCTAATGTCTCCAGTGCTTTGCCGTCACCAACTGAAAACCGAGTCTTTGATTTCATGGACTTGGGATCAGACTTAATGATGAGTAGTCTGGATGGTATTTGCAGTTTAGGATCGAGCACATCTGAACAAACACTGGCTAAAAACACATTGAGTAATATATCATTGCTTTCACCTCCAAAAAACCTTATAGAAACATGTCCTAGAGACAGTTATCCAGGATCAGATGAAAATTGA
- the LOC140040269 gene encoding inositol hexakisphosphate and diphosphoinositol-pentakisphosphate kinase 2-like isoform X2: protein MEEGLTPPAALPSFFLEEDSVAQSCSSEGSNDSFNRGPESIRVVVGICAMKKKSHSKPMHEILDRLGKFEGINIVIFDEEMILTEPVSNWPHCDCLISFFSTGFPLDKAIAYAESRKTYVINDLHSQHTLRDRREVYKILKDEGIGLPRYVVLDRDNNSIPEEIEIADNDDQIEVCGQIFQKPFVEKPVDAEDHNVYIYYPHSAGGGSQRLFRKVGSRSSVYSPNSSLRTRGSFIYEEFMPTDGTDVKVYTVGPDYAHAEARKSPALDGKVERDKDGKEVRYPVILTNQEKLIARKVCLAFKQTVCGFDLLRANGKSYVCDVNGFSFVKNSKKYYDDCAKILGNMVMRKMAPKYNIPWEIFRLEEEIPMVPTTSGTMMELRCVIAVIRHGDRTPKQKMKMEVKHPKFFQLFEKYDGMVKGKIKLKRPKQLQEVLDVARFLLEELQRQRDAEKQEICERESKLEQLKTVLEMYGHFSGINRKVQLKYQPNGNPKHSSSEEEPRNEPSLLLILKWGGELTPTGRVQAEELGQAFRCIYPGGSGDYAGFPGCGLLRLHSTYRHDLKIYASDEGRVQMTAASFTKGMLALEGELTPILVQMVKSANTTGLLDHDKESISLQGKVKSKLYDMFRSNNKFTTSDFEKLNPCGQKSINESMMYIDSPVEKCQHILGLIQSLISLLRQKIHDPSSKDVVLYHNETLELMLRRWAKLEKDFFMQKNSHFDITKIPDIYDCVKYDMLHNRAVIDFEELWDLYACAQAMADVIIPQEYGISARDKLDIGTGICTPLLQKIKGDLMRNIKDEEFTSRLNPRYTRDVMTPDRHVRSRLYFTSESHIHSLLSCIRYGGLCDETSDPQWKRAMEYLSAVRELNYMSQIVIMLYEDPKKDPTSEDKFHVELHFSPGARGLEDNFDVPESCGYRPSYSRGKANVPDVEVDLIDDLVSAAEDVFCMSPVEEEPQVGFSPPGNYCNTNKSYPEVSASTRERKASDNTPPSRNEGTPPRFFSRDVIDDKHLVIGPQTSLFSKGLLNVRSEPDLPSYGHQNNRAYKRRLTDFSILPGIDNGSSMPSVRPLETLHNSLSLKQVDYFLEKVTSLNSCRTQLETPPSCPYKLNTFTPKRVLPTTLVYKDGEASLLSRSSSNPSSNVSSALPSPTENRVFDFMDLGSDLMMSSLDGICSLGSSTSEQTLAKNTLSNISLLSPPKNLIETCPRDSYPGSDEN from the exons aTGGAAGAAGGTTTAACACCCCCAGCTGCCTTACCCTCTTTCTTTCTGGAGGAGGATTCTGTGGCTCAGTCATGCAGTAGTGAG gGTTCGAATGACAGTTTTAATCGTGGACCTGAAAGCATTAGAGTTGTTGTCGGAATATGtgctatgaaaaaaaaatcacattcaAAACCGATGCATGAGATTTTAGATCGACTTGGAAAGTTTGAAGGAATCAACATTGTTATTTTCGATGAAGAGATGATCTTAACGGAGCCTGTAAGCAACTGGCCACATTGTGATTGTTTGATATCTTTCTTTTCTACTGGGTTCCCATTGGATAAAGCAATTGCTTATGCGGAGTCAAGAAAGACATACGTTATCAATGACCTCCATAGCCAGCATACACTAAGAGACAG gagAGAGgtttataaaattttaaaagacGAAGGCATAGGGTTGCCAAGATACGTCGTTTTAGATAGAGATAATAACAGTATACCAGAAGAAATTGAAATTGCTGATAATGATGATCAAATTGAAGTTTGTGGACAAATATTTCAAAAACCTTTTGTAGAGAAACCAGTGGATGCAGAAGATcataatgtgtatatatattACCCTCATTCAGCAGGTGGAGGCAGTCAGAGACTATTCAGAAAG GTTGGCAGTAGAAGTAGCGTTTACTCCCCAAACAGCTCCCTAAGGACACGCGGATCATTCATCTACGAAGAATTTATGCCGACTGATGGTACAGATGTCAAG GTGTACACAGTTGGGCCAGACTATGCACATGCAGAGGCTAGGAAATCCCCAGCACTTGATGGTAAGGTAGAACGTGATAAAGATGGAAAAGAAGTACGTTACCCAGTCATATTGACAAATCAGGAAAAACTTATAGCAAGAAAAGTGTGCTTAGCCTTTAAA caaACCGTCTGTGGCTTTGATTTGTTAAGAGCAAACGGAAAATCATACGTATGTGATGTCAATGGATTCAGCTTCGTCAAGAATTCAAAGAAATATTACGACGATTGTGCAAAGATACTTGG GAATATGGTAATGCGTAAAATGGCTCCTAAATACAACATCCCATGGGAGATTTTTAGGCTGGAAGAGGAAATTCCAATGGTACCAACGACATCAGGAACAAT GATGGAACTTAGATGTGTGATTGCTGTTATTCGTCATGGCGACAGAACACCAAAGCAGAAGATGAAAATGGAAGTCAAACACCCTAA ATTTTTTCAGCTCTTTGAGAAGTATGATGGAATGGTTAAAggcaaaatcaaattaaaacgACCCAAGCAATTACAAGAGGTCTTAGATGTCGCAAGATTCCTTCTTGAGGAATTACAAAGACAGCGAGATGCGGAGAAGCAAGAAATATGTGAGCGAGAATCAAAGCTTGAACAATTAAAGACTGTTTTAGAGATGTACGGTCACTTCTCGGGCATAAATCGTAAAGTTCAGTTGAAATATCAACCAAACGGAAATCCAAAACACTCGAGCAGTGAAGAAG agCCTAGGAATGAACCATCGTTATTACTAATACTTAAGTGGGGTGGAGAATTAACCCCTACAGGTAGGGTCCAAGCAGAAGAGTTGGGCCAGGCTTTTCGATGCATCTACCCCGGTGGCTCAG GTGACTATGCTGGTTTTCCAGGATGTGGGCTGTTGAGGCTTCATAGTACATATCGTCACGATCTTAAGATTTATGCGTCTGATGAGGGCAGAGTTCAAATGACTGCTGCCTCATTTACTAag gGTATGTTGGCACTAGAGGGTGAACTGACCCCAATTTTAGTACAAATGGTGAAAAGTGCAAATACCACTGGACTATTGGATCATGACAAAGAATCAATATCATTACAGGGAAA agtaAAATCTAAATTGTATGATATGTTCCGTTCCAACAACAAATTTACAACTTCTGATTTTGAAAAG ctaAACCCATGTGGTCAGAAATCAATCAATGAGTCAATGATGTACATTGATAGTCCAGTTGAGAAATGCCAACATATTCTGGGACTTATCCAGTCACTAATTAGTTTGTTACGACAGAAGATTCATGATCCGTCTTCCAAAG ATGTAGTTTTATATCACAATGAAACGTTGGAGTTAATGCTACGACGATGGGCAAAACTTGAAAAAGATTTTTTCATGCAGAAAAACAGTCATTTTGACATCACAAAAATCCCAGACATTTACGACTGTGTCAAGTACGACATGTTGCACAACAGGGCCGTGATTGACTTTGAAGAGCTCTGGGATCTGTACGCATGTGCACAGGCAATGGCTGATGTTATTATACCTCAG gAATATGGAATTTCAGCCAGAGATAAACTGGATATCGGGACAGGTATCTGCACGCCACTCCTGCAGAAGATTAAAGGTGACCTGATGCGAAACATTAAAGATGAGGAGTTCACGTCTCGGTTAAATCCGAGATACACACGTGATGTCATGACACCTGACCGTCATGTGCGATCGCGACTGTATTTTACGAGTGAGAGTCATATACATTCTTTGCTTTCTTGTATAAGATATGGTGGCTTATGTGAT gAAACAAGTGACCCGCAATGGAAGCGTGCCATGGAATACTTAAGTGCGGTGCGAGAACTCAACTACATGTCACAGATTGTTATTATGTTGTATGAAGATCCCAAGAAAGACCCCACATCAGAAGATAAATTCCATGTAGAGCTGCATTTCAGCCCAGGGGCCCGAGGCCTTGAGGATAACTTTGATGTGCCTGAAAGCTGTGGTTATAGGCCTAGCTATTCAAGGGGCaag GCAAATGTACCAGATGTTGAAGTTGATTTAATTGATGACCTTGTCAGTGCAGCAGAAGATGTCTTTTGCATGAGCCCAGTGGAAGAGGAGCCACAAGTAGGCTTCTCTCCTCCGGGCAACTACTGCAATACTAACAAGAGTTACCCAGAGGTTTCAGCATCAACCCGTGAAAGAAAAGCTTCGGATAACACACCCCCGAGTAGGAACGAAGGAACGCCACCAAGATTTTTCAGTCGTGATGTTATTGATGATAAGCATCTTGTAATAG GTCCACAGACAAGTTTGTTCAGTAAGGGTCTACTAAATGTACGGAGTGAACCTGATCTGCCAAGCTACGGCCATCAAAATAATAGAGCATACAAGAGAAGACTGACAGACTTTAGTATTCTGCCAG GTATTGATAATGGTTCATCAATGCCATCTGTACGTCCACTAGAAACACTGCACAATTCACTGTCATTGAAACAAGTTGATTACTTCCTGGAGAAAGTAACAAGCCTAAACTCATGTCGCACCCAGCTAGAAACGccaccatcatgtccatacaaaCTAAACACTTTTACTCCAAAGCGGGTTCTGCCGACTACGTTAGTGTACAAAGACGGAGAGGCCTCGCTCCTAAGCCGATCATCATCCAATCCCTCGTCTAATGTCTCCAGTGCTTTGCCGTCACCAACTGAAAACCGAGTCTTTGATTTCATGGACTTGGGATCAGACTTAATGATGAGTAGTCTGGATGGTATTTGCAGTTTAGGATCGAGCACATCTGAACAAACACTGGCTAAAAACACATTGAGTAATATATCATTGCTTTCACCTCCAAAAAACCTTATAGAAACATGTCCTAGAGACAGTTATCCAGGATCAGATGAAAATTGA
- the LOC140039582 gene encoding uncharacterized protein: protein MPIVDVHSSWPAGGDQCLDELLHINRLLAEDGETCLQSTVLRPDNASGSERCLIMLTAHSSMALTELRIVCSARHMEVYEGKDSYLETVKGKMKSSNGSSVYWHTFECGRPLDTMSIKFVSLQEKQKLDLFGIWLTLEEKNDVPDSSKLVNMQKVDRMLLNNKFETDGQAMLHQLISSIPASAPSSTPQSQTNPLLPMMLQLFTQRTMSQQSDSRQTETNECLAKQLLCKKSNRDKSNTTSDTVLSIECRNDKWNLVESQEEKCSTDEFSKEGLNNCAVSASESVTCSCGVNLEARVLQMQQEMEERLQAKFQEMDDYRLQMDKKFEILENKCIDLLKEKNSSNKDNT from the exons ATGCCGATCGTGGACGTTCACTCTTCTTGGCCAGCCGGAGGTGACCAATGTTTGGATGAACTTCTTCATATTAATAG ACTTTTAGCAGAAGATGGCGAGACCTGTCTCCAATCTACAGTGCTTCGTCCAGACAATGCTTCAGGATCAGAACGCTGTCTAATAATGTTAACTGCCCACAGTAGCATGGCATTGACTGAGCTGCGTATCGTGTGCAGCGCTCGTCACATGGAAGTGTACGAGGGCAAGGATTCTTATTTAGAAACTGTCAAAGGGAAAATGAAGTCATCCAATGGAAGCAGTGTTTACTGGCACACGTTCGAATGTGGAAGACCATTGGATACAATGTCAATCAAG tttgtttcATTGCAAGAAAAACAGAAGTTGGATCTGTTTGGTATTTGGCTGACATTGGAAGAGAAGAATGACGTCCCTGACAGCAGTAAGCTTGTAAACATGCAAAAAGTAGATCGTATGCTGCTTAATAACAAATTTGAAACTGAT ggccAAGCAATGTTGCACCAACTAATATCGTCCATTCCAGCCAGTGCTCCTTCATCTACCCCTCAATCACAAACAAACCCTCTCCTTCCCATGATGCTTCAGCTGTTTACGCAAAGAACAATGTCACAACAATCGGACTCGAGGCAAACAGAGACAAATGAATGTTTAGCTAAACAATTACTGTGTAAAAAATCAAATAGGGATAAATCTAATACAACAAGTGATACTGTATTAAGTATAGAATGTAGGAATGATAAGTGGAATCTGGTAGAATCACAAGAGGAGAAATGTTCAACTGATGAGTTCTCTAAAGAGGGATTAAATAACTGTGCAGT ATCTGCATCAGAATCTGTAACATGTTCCTGCGGAGTAAACTTAGAAGCCAGGGTTCTTCAAATGCAGCAGGAAATGGAGGAAAGATTACAAGCAAAATTTCAAGAGATGGATGACTATCGTCTTCAAATGgataaaaaatttgaaatattagaaaataaatgtatagatttattaaaagaaaagaaTTCATCAAACAAGGATAATACTTGA